The proteins below come from a single Corylus avellana chromosome ca3, CavTom2PMs-1.0 genomic window:
- the LOC132173315 gene encoding protein ABCI7, chloroplastic, translated as MAAFAFTPKIQRPPIPVVSSPTRAPKPRTRTRVSLQPAPTFSDPFVLQLAETLEDSLPSSSPPPLPLQKLRDTSSETLLSTPWPSRKDESFRFTDTSFIRHSQINPIPQPPHSSALSGISSNTQFPNLVIADGYVVNSANLSELPSGVFVGSLLELSDERIIKRVCEFVCNSAGGDLFWSINGIGAPDLTVVYVPAGCKVETPVCLRYISVEGSDEGSNELPVSNPRVFVLVEKGGEILIVEEFQGKDEKKSYWTNSVLEVVVEQGGKVRHSYIQNQSLNAAHIKWTSVQQESASAYELVEVSIGGKLSRHNVHIQQLGPDTVTDLSTLHLSVGDQTQDLHSRLVLDHPRGYSRQLHKCIVAHSLGQAVFDGNVKVNRFAQQTDAGQLTRSLLLEPRATVNVKPNLQIIADDVKCSHGAAISDLEESQLFYFLARGINLETARRALLFSFGAEVIERLPYSSIKREVESHIREVLAPTLKGSS; from the exons ATGGCGGCTTTTGCCTTCACACCCAAAATTCAAAGGCCCCCAATCCCAGTAGTTTCATCACCCACCAGAGCTCCTAAACCCAGAACGAGAACTAGAGTCTCACTACAACCAGCCCCAACCTTCTCAGACCCTTTTGTCCTCCAACTAGCAGAAACCCTTGAAGACTCTCTGCCCTCTTCCTCTCCACCACCATTGCCTCTCCAAAAGCTCAGAGACACCTCGTCCGAGACCCTCCTCTCAACCCCATGGCCCTCCCGCAAAGATGAGTCGTTTCGTTTCACGGACACCTCCTTCATCAGACACTCGCAAATTAACCCAATCCCTCAACCTCCTCACTCCTCAGCTCTCTCAGGCATTTCTTCGAACACCCAGTTCCCCAACCTTGTTATTGCTGATGGGTATGTCGTAAATTCGGCGAATTTGTCCGAATTGCCAAGTGGGGTTTTTGTTGGGAGCTTGTTGGAGCTCTCTGATGAGAGAATTATCAAAAGGGTGTGTGAATTTGTGTGTAATTCGGCTGGGGGTGACTTGTTTTGGTCTATTAATGGGATAGGCGCGCCGGATTTGACGGTGGTGTATGTTCCGGCGGGGTGTAAGGTAGAGACTCCTGTTTGTTTGAGGTACATTTCTGTTGAGGGCAGTGACGAGGGGTCAAATGAACTGCCCGTATCGAATCCGAGGGTGTTTGTGTTGGTGGAGAAGGGAGGAGAGATTCTTATAGTTGAGGAGTTCCAAGGTAaggatgagaagaagagttaTTGGACGAATTCAGTTTTGGAAGTGGTGGTTGAACAAGGCGGGAAGGTTAGGCATTCATATATTCAGAATCAGTCTTTAAATGCTGCTCATATAAAGTGGACTTCAGTCCAGCAG GAATCAGCTAGTGCTTATGAGCTTGTAGAGGTAAGCATTGGTGGAAAATTGAGCCGGCACAATGTCCATATTCAGCAATTGGGCCCAGACACAGTAACAGATTTATCAACATTGCATTTGTCTGTTGGTGATCAAACACAAGATCTACATAGTAGACTAGTCTTGGACCATCCTCGAGGTTATTCTCGACAACTTCACAAGTGTATTGTGGCTCATTCTCTAGGACAAGCTGTGTTTGATGGGAATGTAAAAGTCAACAG ATTTGCACAACAGACAGATGCAGGACAACTAACAAGGAGCCTGCTCCTGGAACCTCGTGCAACAGTGAATGTAAAACCGAATCTCCAAATAATTGCAGATGATGTCAAGTGCTCCCATGGAGCTGCAATAAGTGACCTAGAAGAAAGCCAGCTCTTCTACTTCCTGGCACGCGGCATCAACTTGGAGACGGCTAGAAGggctcttctcttctcctttggAGCCGAGGTGATAGAACGGCTGCCTTATTCTTCCATCAAAAGGGAAGTAGAGAGTCATATTAGAGAAGTATTGGCTCCCACACTTAAAGGGTCCTCATAG